In one Pseudomonas tensinigenes genomic region, the following are encoded:
- a CDS encoding RNA polymerase factor sigma-70: protein MTEQVSTSRCDSPLLQAFVDNRLILVKIAARITGCRSRAEDVVQDAFFRLQSAPPITSSIKAQLSYLFQIVRNLAIDHYRKQALEQKYSGPEEEGLNVVIQGASPETSHINFSTLENIADALTELPSRTRYAFEMYRLHGVPQKDIAKELGVSPTLVNFMIRDALVHCRKVSGSRRDAVAVGRR, encoded by the coding sequence ATGACGGAACAAGTATCCACAAGCAGGTGCGATTCACCGCTACTTCAGGCATTCGTCGACAATCGACTGATTCTGGTCAAGATTGCAGCGCGCATTACCGGCTGCCGGTCGCGCGCCGAAGATGTGGTGCAGGATGCGTTTTTCCGACTGCAGTCGGCGCCACCGATCACGTCGTCGATCAAGGCCCAACTGAGTTATCTGTTCCAGATCGTGCGCAACCTCGCTATCGATCATTACCGCAAACAGGCGCTGGAACAGAAGTACTCCGGCCCTGAAGAGGAAGGGCTGAATGTGGTCATCCAGGGTGCTTCACCGGAAACCTCGCACATCAACTTTTCGACTCTGGAAAACATCGCCGACGCACTGACCGAGCTGCCCAGCCGCACTCGCTATGCGTTCGAGATGTACCGCCTGCACGGCGTGCCGCAAAAGGACATCGCCAAGGAACTCGGCGTTTCGCCAACCCTGGTCAACTTCATGATTCGTGATGCACTGGTGCACTGCCGCAAGGTCTCGGGCAGCCGTCGGGATGCGGTGGCTGTGGGTCGTCGCTAA
- a CDS encoding substrate-binding periplasmic protein has protein sequence MKSLPIRTAAGLMLAALAASWVLPAQAAQLVRVGAAHFPPYTIRPENGADTGLLPQLVEALNRLQSDYQFVLVPTSIPRRFGDFKQGRIDMAIFENPDWGWKEIPHTDVDMGLEDAEIFVAQREDGRQQSYFASLTGKRLALFSGYHYEFANFNADPKFLAQNFNATLTYSHDSNLLMVLRSRADIALVTRSYLSDYLLRNEKVRDELLVSQRIDQVYHHYAILRATAPITGPAFARLLQGLRDNGEMLKIFDPYKIAVVPVPHR, from the coding sequence TTGAAGTCTTTGCCAATCCGGACGGCCGCGGGGCTGATGCTCGCAGCGCTGGCTGCATCATGGGTATTGCCCGCTCAGGCAGCGCAACTGGTTCGGGTGGGCGCGGCGCATTTTCCGCCCTACACCATTCGCCCGGAGAACGGTGCCGATACAGGCCTCTTGCCGCAACTGGTCGAGGCCCTTAATCGCCTGCAAAGCGACTATCAGTTTGTCCTGGTACCGACCTCGATTCCGCGGCGATTCGGGGATTTCAAGCAGGGCCGGATCGACATGGCGATTTTCGAGAATCCCGATTGGGGCTGGAAGGAAATTCCCCACACGGATGTCGATATGGGCCTTGAGGATGCGGAGATTTTCGTTGCGCAACGCGAAGACGGTCGTCAGCAAAGTTACTTTGCGAGCCTCACCGGCAAGCGTCTGGCGCTGTTCAGCGGTTATCACTACGAATTCGCCAACTTCAATGCCGATCCAAAGTTTCTCGCGCAGAATTTCAACGCCACGCTGACCTATTCCCATGACAGCAACCTGCTGATGGTGCTGCGCTCGCGTGCGGATATTGCCCTGGTGACCCGCTCGTACCTGAGCGATTACCTGCTGCGCAACGAGAAGGTGCGCGACGAGTTGCTGGTGTCGCAACGCATCGATCAGGTTTATCACCATTACGCCATTCTTCGCGCGACGGCGCCCATTACCGGCCCTGCGTTTGCCCGACTGCTGCAAGGCCTGCGCGACAATGGCGAGATGCTGAAGATTTTCGATCCCTACAAAATTGCGGTGGTGCCAGTGCCTCATCGCTGA
- a CDS encoding SDR family oxidoreductase, with translation MAYASIFNADLFSGQTIIVTGGGSGIGRCTAHELAALGANVLLVGRKPEKLQKVAAEIAEDGGRAHWKACDIRDEEAVKQLVKELITEHGPIHGLVNNAGGQYPSPLASINQKGFETVLRTNLVGGFLMAREVFNQSMSKHGGNIVNMLADMWGGMPGMGHSGAARSGMDNFTKTAAFEWGYAGVRVNAVAPGWIASSGMDTYEGAFKAVIPTLREHVPLKRIGTESEVSAAIVFLLSPAAAFISGSTLKIDGAASLGSRAWPLHKATHSESFNGFHRAYLPDVLKDKE, from the coding sequence ATGGCTTACGCGTCGATTTTCAACGCCGATCTGTTCAGCGGCCAGACCATCATCGTCACCGGCGGCGGCAGCGGCATCGGCCGTTGCACCGCGCATGAACTGGCAGCGCTCGGTGCCAATGTGCTGCTGGTCGGGCGCAAACCGGAAAAACTGCAAAAGGTCGCTGCCGAAATCGCCGAGGACGGCGGCCGCGCACACTGGAAGGCTTGCGATATCCGCGATGAAGAAGCGGTGAAACAACTGGTCAAGGAGCTGATCACCGAGCACGGGCCGATTCACGGTCTGGTCAACAATGCCGGTGGCCAATACCCGTCGCCCTTGGCCTCGATCAATCAGAAAGGTTTCGAAACCGTACTGCGCACCAATCTGGTCGGCGGATTTCTGATGGCGCGGGAAGTGTTCAACCAGTCGATGAGCAAACACGGCGGCAACATCGTCAATATGCTCGCCGACATGTGGGGCGGCATGCCCGGCATGGGCCACTCCGGCGCGGCGCGCTCGGGCATGGACAACTTCACCAAAACTGCCGCGTTCGAATGGGGTTATGCCGGCGTGCGGGTCAACGCGGTCGCGCCGGGCTGGATCGCGTCGAGCGGCATGGACACTTACGAAGGCGCGTTCAAAGCGGTGATTCCCACCCTGCGTGAACATGTGCCGCTCAAGCGCATCGGCACCGAGTCAGAAGTCAGCGCCGCGATTGTGTTTCTGCTCAGCCCGGCGGCAGCGTTCATCAGCGGCAGCACCTTGAAAATCGATGGCGCAGCCAGCCTTGGCAGCCGTGCATGGCCACTGCACAAGGCCACTCACAGTGAGTCATTCAATGGCTTCCACCGGGCGTACCTTCCAGACGTGTTGAAGGACAAGGAGTAA
- a CDS encoding GNAT family N-acetyltransferase, which produces MSNLNDLTALALPSGSQLIADATESRLSLSLDGQPLIRLRLDREVKGPIQLDERFALPAGQALWAACYWLFARDPACQQLTWQLDQPPTEALLSGLLVNTEVAGEYLCERTLFWQLPQPWLGTSLTGSYPQQMVISQGKRHPLRPVKPRGEVYRRFDARLGAWISLRTVEIEEDLPRFNRWQNSPRVASFWQEEGSLEKHREYLSKLDADPHTLTLIGCFDDQPFAYFEAYWAKEDRIAPFYDADNYDRGIHMLVGEEDHRGPHKVASWLSALVHYLFLDDPRTQRVVAEPRADNAKMIGHMQNQCFHCEKEFDFPHKRAALMILGRERFFDRCKLA; this is translated from the coding sequence ATGTCCAATCTGAATGACCTGACTGCCCTGGCCTTGCCTTCGGGCAGTCAACTGATCGCTGATGCAACTGAAAGCCGTCTGAGCCTTAGCCTGGACGGACAACCGCTGATCCGCCTGCGTCTTGATCGGGAGGTCAAGGGGCCGATCCAGCTCGATGAACGTTTTGCGCTGCCGGCGGGCCAGGCGCTATGGGCGGCTTGCTACTGGCTGTTCGCCCGGGATCCGGCGTGCCAGCAATTGACCTGGCAACTGGATCAGCCGCCGACCGAAGCCTTGCTCAGTGGCTTGCTGGTGAACACCGAAGTGGCGGGTGAATACCTCTGCGAACGCACGCTGTTCTGGCAATTGCCGCAACCGTGGCTCGGCACTTCGCTGACGGGCAGCTATCCGCAGCAAATGGTCATCAGTCAGGGCAAGCGTCATCCGCTGCGCCCGGTGAAGCCGCGGGGTGAAGTGTATCGGCGTTTCGATGCGCGTCTTGGTGCGTGGATTTCCCTGCGCACGGTCGAGATCGAAGAAGACCTGCCGCGCTTCAATCGCTGGCAGAACAGTCCGCGCGTTGCCAGTTTCTGGCAGGAAGAGGGCAGTCTCGAGAAGCACCGCGAGTACCTGAGCAAGCTCGATGCCGATCCGCATACGTTGACGCTGATCGGCTGTTTCGATGATCAGCCGTTTGCCTATTTCGAAGCCTACTGGGCCAAGGAAGATCGCATTGCGCCGTTTTATGACGCCGACAATTACGATCGCGGTATTCACATGCTGGTCGGTGAAGAGGATCACCGTGGGCCGCACAAAGTGGCGAGCTGGTTATCGGCGCTGGTGCATTACCTGTTTCTCGATGATCCGCGCACTCAGCGTGTGGTCGCTGAGCCTCGGGCCGACAACGCGAAGATGATCGGCCATATGCAGAATCAGTGCTTTCACTGTGAGAAAGAGTTCGACTTCCCGCACAAGCGTGCGGCGCTGATGATCCTGGGGCGTGAGCGGTTTTTTGATCGGTGCAAGCTGGCGTGA
- a CDS encoding TetR/AcrR family transcriptional regulator: protein MDEQKALRVMRELVDQGQLTDPDSARGKLLQVAAHLFRNKGYERTTVRDLAGAVGIQSGSIFHHFKSKDEILRAVMEETIRYNTALMRAALADANNVRDRVLALIRCELQSIMGGSGEAMAVLVYEWRSLSEDGQAKVLALRDVYEDIWLQVLGEAKDAGFIRGDVFITRRFLTGALSWTTTWFRAGGSLSLDQLADEALILVLEER from the coding sequence GTGGACGAGCAAAAAGCCCTGAGGGTCATGCGCGAATTGGTCGATCAAGGCCAGTTGACCGACCCGGACAGCGCCCGCGGCAAACTGCTGCAAGTGGCCGCTCACCTGTTCCGCAACAAAGGCTACGAACGCACTACGGTGCGCGATCTGGCCGGCGCAGTCGGCATCCAGTCGGGGAGTATTTTTCATCACTTCAAAAGCAAGGATGAAATTCTCCGTGCGGTGATGGAAGAAACCATCCGCTACAACACTGCATTGATGCGCGCCGCACTGGCCGATGCCAACAATGTGCGTGATCGCGTGTTGGCGCTGATCCGTTGCGAATTGCAATCGATCATGGGCGGCAGCGGCGAGGCGATGGCCGTGCTGGTCTACGAGTGGCGTTCGTTGTCCGAAGACGGCCAGGCCAAGGTTCTCGCTTTGCGTGACGTTTACGAAGACATATGGCTGCAAGTGCTGGGTGAAGCGAAGGACGCCGGATTTATCCGCGGTGATGTATTTATTACTCGACGTTTCCTCACCGGTGCACTGTCCTGGACCACCACCTGGTTCCGTGCAGGTGGCAGTTTGAGCCTCGATCAGTTGGCGGATGAGGCGCTGATTCTGGTCCTCGAAGAGCGTTGA
- a CDS encoding enoyl-CoA hydratase/isomerase family protein, with translation MSGLPDCQTLLLELHGGVLHITLHRPDSRNAMSLQMVSELRAVLTAVRDDRAVRALVLSGAGGHFCAGGDIKDMASARAQGSEAYRDLNRAFGALLEEAQHTPQVLITVLQGAVLGGGFGLACVSDIAIADHQAQFGLPETSLGLLPAQIAPFVVQRIGLTETRRLALTAARFDGHQARRLGLVHFVEQDAQALAERLDEVLQHVLCCAPEANAMTKKLLLASAGQPSSELLDEAAQWFSEAVTGDEGIEGTMAFVQKRKPRWAS, from the coding sequence ATGAGCGGCCTGCCGGATTGCCAGACGCTGTTGCTGGAGCTGCATGGCGGCGTGCTGCACATCACCCTCCATCGACCGGACAGCCGCAATGCGATGAGCCTGCAGATGGTCAGCGAATTGCGCGCGGTGCTGACGGCTGTGCGCGATGACCGTGCGGTTCGGGCGTTGGTGCTCAGCGGTGCCGGTGGGCATTTCTGTGCCGGCGGCGATATCAAGGACATGGCCAGCGCTCGCGCTCAGGGCTCCGAGGCTTACCGCGATTTGAATCGCGCGTTCGGTGCCTTGCTGGAAGAAGCGCAGCACACGCCGCAAGTGCTGATCACGGTGCTGCAAGGCGCGGTGCTCGGCGGCGGTTTCGGGCTGGCCTGTGTCAGCGATATCGCGATTGCCGATCATCAGGCGCAATTCGGCCTGCCGGAAACCAGCCTCGGCTTGCTGCCGGCGCAGATTGCGCCGTTTGTGGTGCAGCGTATCGGCCTGACCGAAACCCGCCGACTGGCGCTGACCGCTGCGCGCTTTGACGGGCATCAGGCGCGGCGTCTGGGGCTGGTGCATTTTGTCGAGCAGGATGCGCAGGCGCTTGCCGAGCGGCTCGATGAGGTGTTGCAGCATGTGCTGTGTTGCGCGCCGGAGGCGAATGCGATGACCAAGAAATTGTTGTTGGCGAGTGCCGGGCAGCCTTCGAGTGAATTGCTTGATGAGGCCGCGCAGTGGTTCAGCGAAGCGGTGACTGGCGACGAAGGGATCGAGGGCACTATGGCTTTCGTGCAAAAGCGTAAACCGCGGTGGGCCAGCTAA
- the atuD gene encoding citronellyl-CoA dehydrogenase, whose protein sequence is MIFTPEHEALRRTVRQFVEHEINPHVEEWEKAGRFPIHEIFRKAGDLGLLGISKPEKFGGMGLDYSYSIVAAEEFGTIHCGGIPMSIGVQTDMCTPALARFGSDELREEFLRPAISGEQVGCIGVSEVGAGSDVAGLKTTARKDGDDYVINGSKMWITNSPSADFICLLTNTSDDKPHINKSLIMVPMNTPGISLSSHLDKLGMRSSETAQVFFDNVRVPQRNRIGHEGAGFMMQMLQFQEERLFGAANMIKGLEYCVDSTIEYCKERKTFGNALIDNQVIHFRLAELQTEIECLRALVYQATEQYVKGQDVTRLASMAKLKAGRLGREVSDSCLQYWGGMGFMWDNPVARAYRDVRLVSIGGGADEIMLGIICKLMGILPGKKK, encoded by the coding sequence ATGATCTTCACCCCGGAACACGAAGCCCTGCGCCGCACCGTCCGCCAGTTCGTCGAGCACGAGATCAATCCGCACGTCGAAGAATGGGAAAAGGCCGGGCGCTTTCCCATCCACGAGATTTTCCGCAAGGCCGGCGACCTCGGTTTGCTGGGTATTTCCAAACCGGAGAAATTCGGCGGCATGGGTCTGGACTACAGCTATTCGATTGTCGCGGCCGAAGAGTTCGGCACCATTCATTGCGGCGGCATTCCGATGTCGATCGGCGTGCAGACCGACATGTGCACCCCCGCCCTCGCCCGCTTCGGTTCCGATGAATTGCGTGAAGAGTTCCTGCGTCCGGCGATCAGCGGCGAGCAGGTCGGCTGCATCGGTGTCTCCGAAGTCGGTGCCGGCTCGGATGTCGCCGGGCTGAAAACCACCGCGCGCAAGGACGGCGACGACTATGTGATCAACGGCAGCAAGATGTGGATCACCAACTCGCCGAGCGCTGACTTCATTTGTCTGCTGACCAACACCTCGGACGACAAACCGCACATCAACAAGTCGCTGATCATGGTGCCGATGAACACGCCGGGGATCAGCCTCAGTTCGCATCTGGACAAGCTCGGCATGCGCAGCTCGGAAACCGCCCAGGTGTTTTTCGACAACGTGCGCGTGCCGCAGCGCAATCGCATCGGCCACGAAGGCGCCGGGTTCATGATGCAGATGCTGCAGTTTCAGGAAGAACGCCTGTTCGGCGCGGCGAACATGATCAAAGGCCTAGAATATTGCGTCGACAGCACCATCGAGTACTGCAAGGAGCGCAAGACCTTCGGCAATGCGCTGATCGACAATCAGGTCATCCACTTCCGCCTCGCTGAATTGCAGACCGAAATCGAATGCCTGCGCGCGCTGGTCTATCAGGCTACCGAGCAATACGTGAAAGGCCAGGACGTCACGCGGCTGGCGTCAATGGCCAAGCTCAAGGCCGGGCGCCTCGGCCGCGAAGTCAGCGACAGCTGCCTGCAATATTGGGGCGGCATGGGCTTCATGTGGGACAACCCGGTGGCCCGTGCCTATCGTGATGTGCGGCTGGTATCGATTGGCGGCGGCGCCGACGAAATCATGCTGGGGATCATCTGCAAACTGATGGGCATCCTCCCGGGGAAAAAGAAATGA
- a CDS encoding acyclic terpene utilization AtuA family protein, which produces MPTTVRIGCASAFWGDTSTAAAQLVEGGKLDYLVFDYLAEITMSLMAGARMKDPQAGFAGDFIEVLTPLLPQLAEQNIRVISNAGGVNPQACAAALQAACDKAGVPLKIAVLLGDDLQPQLKQLSAITEMFSGAPLPPMCLSTNAYLGAPGIVEALRLGADIVITGRVVDSAVVSAALVHEFGWSWHDYDKLAQAALAGHIIECGAQCTGGNFTDWRDVPDYEHIGFPIVEVSADGQFIVSKPEGSGGLVTPLTVGEQMLYEIGDPQAYLLPDVVCDFSQVKLQQQGKNAVHVHGAKGLPPSDKYKVSATYPDGFRCTASCLIAGIDAVDKARRVSQAIIAKTAEMFSQRGWPPYSETDIELLGSEATYGPHGQRHDSREVVIKLAVRHPNKQALVLFSREIAQAATGMAPGLTGIVGGRPTVYPLICLFSFLIDKSACTLQIDLAGVRHPCALPSLAALDSEDLPIPQQPPKPQGRADASVALVKLAVARSGDKGNHSNIGVLPRKPEYLPWIAEALTPAVIVDWMSHVLDPIHGRVERWYLPGTHSLNFLLENALGGGGVASLRIDPQGKAFAQQLLEIQIPVPQSIAEQLD; this is translated from the coding sequence ATGCCAACCACCGTTCGCATCGGATGCGCCAGCGCATTCTGGGGTGATACATCGACCGCCGCCGCGCAGTTAGTGGAGGGTGGCAAGCTGGATTACCTGGTGTTCGATTACCTCGCCGAGATCACCATGTCGCTCATGGCCGGCGCACGCATGAAGGATCCGCAGGCGGGGTTTGCCGGCGACTTCATCGAAGTGCTCACGCCCCTGTTGCCGCAGTTGGCCGAGCAGAACATCCGCGTCATCAGCAACGCCGGCGGAGTCAATCCACAAGCCTGCGCTGCCGCCCTGCAAGCGGCATGCGACAAGGCCGGTGTCCCGCTGAAAATTGCCGTGTTACTCGGCGATGACCTGCAACCCCAACTCAAACAACTCAGCGCCATCACCGAGATGTTCAGCGGCGCCCCGCTGCCGCCGATGTGCTTATCGACCAACGCCTACCTCGGTGCGCCGGGCATCGTCGAAGCGCTGCGCCTGGGCGCCGACATTGTCATCACCGGACGGGTGGTCGACAGCGCCGTGGTCAGCGCCGCACTGGTGCACGAATTCGGCTGGTCGTGGCATGACTACGACAAACTCGCTCAGGCCGCGCTGGCCGGGCACATCATCGAATGCGGCGCACAATGCACCGGCGGCAATTTCACCGATTGGCGTGACGTGCCGGATTACGAACACATCGGTTTTCCGATCGTTGAAGTCAGCGCTGACGGCCAGTTCATCGTCAGCAAACCCGAGGGTTCCGGTGGACTGGTCACACCGCTGACCGTCGGCGAGCAGATGTTGTATGAAATCGGCGATCCACAGGCCTATCTGTTGCCCGACGTGGTCTGCGATTTCAGCCAAGTCAAATTGCAGCAGCAAGGCAAAAACGCGGTACATGTGCACGGCGCCAAAGGCCTGCCGCCCAGTGACAAATACAAGGTCAGCGCCACGTACCCGGACGGTTTTCGCTGCACCGCGAGTTGCCTGATCGCCGGTATCGATGCGGTGGACAAGGCGCGGAGGGTCAGTCAGGCAATCATCGCCAAAACGGCGGAAATGTTCAGCCAGCGCGGTTGGCCGCCCTACAGCGAAACCGACATCGAATTGCTCGGCAGCGAAGCCACCTACGGCCCCCATGGCCAGCGCCACGACAGCCGTGAAGTGGTAATCAAACTCGCCGTGCGTCACCCGAATAAACAGGCACTGGTGCTGTTCTCCCGGGAAATCGCCCAGGCCGCCACCGGCATGGCACCAGGCCTGACCGGCATCGTCGGCGGACGGCCAACGGTGTACCCGCTGATTTGCCTGTTTTCATTCCTGATCGATAAAAGTGCCTGCACTTTGCAGATTGATCTGGCCGGCGTTCGCCATCCTTGCGCCCTGCCCTCATTGGCAGCGCTCGACAGTGAAGATTTGCCGATTCCCCAGCAACCGCCGAAACCTCAAGGCCGCGCCGATGCCAGTGTGGCGTTGGTGAAACTGGCCGTGGCGCGCTCCGGTGACAAAGGCAATCACAGCAACATCGGTGTGCTGCCGCGCAAGCCCGAATACCTGCCGTGGATCGCTGAAGCGCTGACCCCGGCCGTCATCGTCGACTGGATGAGTCATGTGCTCGACCCGATCCACGGCCGGGTCGAACGCTGGTATCTGCCCGGCACCCACAGCCTGAATTTTCTCTTGGAAAACGCTCTTGGCGGGGGTGGCGTGGCCAGTCTGCGCATCGACCCGCAAGGCAAAGCCTTCGCCCAACAACTGTTGGAAATCCAGATCCCGGTGCCGCAGAGCATCGCCGAACAGCTCGATTAG
- the atuC gene encoding geranyl-CoA carboxylase subunit beta, translating into MPQIQSLLDPHGEAFARNRAAMLAAIAQVQQLEQNLLNKAAEAKAKFDKRGQLLPRERLNLLLDPGAPFLELASLAGYKLHDDKDGSSAGGGLIAGIGYVCGIRAMIVANNSAIKGGTISPSGLKKSLRLQQIAQENKLPVITLAESGGANLNYAAEIFVEGARSFANQARMSALGLPQITVVHGSATAGGAYQPGLSDYVVVVRGKAKLFLAGPPLLKAATGEVATDEELGGAEMHAQVAGTAEYLAENDADGVRQVREILRMLPWNEQLPWLPEPQYKEPLYPIDELLGLIPDDPKKPYDVREIIARIADESCFLEFKGEFDQQTICGQLKIQGRACGFIGNNGPITPNGASKAAQFIQLCDQSQTPLLFFHNTTGFMVGTESEQQGVIKHGSKLIQAVANARVPKLTIVVGGSYGAGNYAMCGRGLDPRFIFAWPNSRTAVMGGAQAGKVLRIVTEAKQLKDGLTPDPKMLDMLEQVTAQKLDSQSTALYGSANLWDDGLIDPRDTRTLLGYLLDICHEADIRTLQPNSFGVSRF; encoded by the coding sequence ATGCCGCAGATCCAGTCCCTACTCGACCCGCACGGCGAAGCTTTCGCCCGCAACCGTGCGGCCATGCTCGCGGCCATCGCGCAAGTCCAGCAACTCGAACAGAACCTCCTGAACAAGGCTGCCGAAGCCAAGGCGAAATTCGACAAGCGCGGGCAATTACTGCCGCGCGAACGCCTGAACCTATTGCTCGATCCCGGCGCGCCGTTCCTCGAACTGGCCAGCCTCGCCGGCTACAAGTTGCACGACGACAAGGACGGCAGCTCCGCCGGTGGCGGGCTGATCGCCGGTATCGGTTACGTCTGCGGCATCCGCGCGATGATCGTGGCGAACAACAGCGCGATCAAGGGCGGCACGATCTCGCCCAGCGGCCTGAAAAAATCCCTGCGCCTGCAACAGATCGCTCAGGAAAACAAACTCCCGGTGATCACCCTCGCCGAAAGCGGTGGCGCCAATCTCAATTACGCCGCAGAGATTTTCGTCGAAGGCGCACGCAGTTTTGCCAATCAGGCGCGGATGTCGGCGCTGGGTTTGCCGCAGATCACCGTGGTGCATGGCTCGGCCACAGCGGGCGGCGCTTACCAGCCGGGACTGTCGGATTACGTGGTGGTGGTGCGCGGCAAGGCCAAGCTGTTTCTCGCCGGTCCGCCGTTGCTCAAAGCCGCGACCGGCGAAGTCGCCACCGATGAAGAACTGGGCGGCGCAGAGATGCACGCGCAGGTCGCCGGGACGGCTGAATACCTCGCGGAAAACGATGCCGATGGCGTGCGTCAGGTCCGCGAAATCCTGCGCATGCTGCCTTGGAATGAGCAACTGCCGTGGCTGCCGGAGCCGCAATACAAAGAACCGCTCTACCCGATCGATGAATTGCTCGGGCTGATCCCCGACGATCCGAAAAAGCCTTATGACGTACGCGAAATCATCGCGCGCATCGCCGACGAATCCTGCTTTCTCGAATTCAAGGGCGAGTTCGATCAACAAACCATCTGCGGCCAATTGAAGATTCAGGGCCGCGCCTGCGGATTCATCGGCAACAACGGCCCGATCACCCCGAACGGTGCAAGCAAGGCTGCGCAGTTCATTCAGTTATGCGATCAGAGCCAGACGCCGCTGCTGTTTTTCCACAACACCACCGGTTTCATGGTCGGCACCGAATCGGAGCAGCAAGGCGTGATCAAACACGGTTCGAAACTGATTCAAGCGGTGGCGAATGCGCGGGTGCCTAAACTGACCATCGTCGTCGGCGGCTCTTATGGCGCGGGCAACTATGCGATGTGCGGGCGCGGCCTCGATCCGCGCTTCATCTTCGCCTGGCCGAACAGCCGCACGGCGGTGATGGGCGGCGCGCAGGCCGGCAAAGTCTTGCGCATCGTTACCGAAGCCAAGCAGTTGAAGGACGGCCTGACGCCAGACCCGAAAATGCTCGACATGCTCGAACAGGTCACCGCGCAAAAACTCGACAGCCAGTCCACCGCGCTCTACGGCAGCGCCAATCTGTGGGATGACGGGCTGATCGATCCACGCGACACGCGCACCCTGCTCGGCTACTTGCTGGATATCTGCCACGAGGCCGACATTCGCACGTTGCAACCCAACAGCTTCGGCGTCAGCCGCTTCTGA